One genomic region from Sphingobacterium sp. UGAL515B_05 encodes:
- the recG gene encoding ATP-dependent DNA helicase RecG, with amino-acid sequence MAELSLITPIEYLKGVGPQKADVLKKELQVFTIGDLLTQYPFRYIDRTEFHKIRKLHPDMMAAQVLGRLVSLQLVGEKRTKRLVGSFKDETGSMELVWFQSIPWLQKSLKVGSAYIIYGKPSEFNGQLSITHPEMDLYNPQVKQIGNMSLQPVYSSTEKLKKFNLDTKGIQRLQQTALETVFRSIDESLPQEVLTKHGLISRQQALASIHFPSDQKELNQAIKRIKFEELFFIQLKLLNNKQLNTQKFRGQRFNKVGEKFNTFFKERLPFPLTGAQKRVVKVIRIDTNTGAQMNRLVQGDVGSGKTVVALMSMLLAVDNGFQACMMAPTEILATQHYHGLKQLVGDDIVNIKLLTGSTSTKERRLIHQALEDGSLDILIGTHALIEDKVQFKNLGFVVIDEQHRFGVEQRAKLWRKNVIPPHMLVMTATPIPRTLAMTMYGDLDISVIDELPAGRKPIKTVHFFESSRLRMFGFMREEIAKGRQVYLVYPLIKESEKLDLIYLEAGLENLQREFPLPQYKISIVHGKMPVKDKDFEMQRFVKHETQIMVATTVIEVGVNVPNASVMVIENSERFGLSQLHQLRGRVGRGAEQSFCILMSGNKLSKEGRLRLDTMVRTNDGFEIAEVDLQLRGPGDISGTQQSGVLDLKMANLATDQALLTECRNTVIAIFKEDPTLQSEKNHLLRSFLARKSDGIAWDKIS; translated from the coding sequence ATGGCTGAATTAAGTTTAATTACCCCCATAGAATACCTCAAAGGTGTAGGTCCACAAAAAGCAGATGTACTCAAAAAAGAGCTACAGGTGTTTACCATTGGTGATCTATTGACGCAATATCCTTTCCGTTATATCGACCGTACGGAGTTTCATAAAATCCGGAAACTTCATCCCGATATGATGGCTGCACAGGTCCTGGGCCGTCTGGTTTCTTTACAGCTCGTGGGCGAGAAAAGAACGAAACGTCTTGTCGGTTCTTTCAAAGATGAAACCGGCTCCATGGAGCTTGTCTGGTTTCAGTCCATTCCATGGCTTCAAAAATCATTGAAAGTGGGTTCCGCCTATATTATTTATGGCAAGCCAAGCGAATTCAATGGCCAGTTATCCATTACCCATCCCGAAATGGATCTGTATAATCCGCAGGTAAAACAGATCGGCAATATGAGTTTACAGCCGGTTTATTCATCAACAGAAAAACTCAAAAAGTTCAATCTGGATACCAAAGGAATCCAACGCTTACAACAGACTGCTTTGGAAACCGTATTCCGTAGTATTGACGAATCGCTTCCTCAGGAAGTTCTCACTAAACATGGCCTCATTTCGCGGCAGCAGGCTCTCGCCTCCATACACTTTCCGAGCGATCAAAAGGAACTGAACCAAGCGATCAAACGTATCAAGTTTGAAGAACTATTCTTTATACAGCTCAAGCTGCTCAACAACAAACAGCTCAATACCCAGAAGTTTAGAGGCCAGCGCTTCAATAAAGTCGGTGAAAAATTCAACACATTCTTTAAAGAGCGCCTTCCGTTTCCGTTGACAGGCGCACAGAAGCGCGTTGTAAAAGTAATCCGCATAGACACCAATACCGGTGCGCAGATGAACCGTCTGGTGCAGGGCGATGTCGGATCCGGGAAAACAGTTGTTGCCCTCATGAGTATGCTGCTCGCCGTCGACAATGGATTTCAGGCCTGTATGATGGCGCCAACAGAAATCCTGGCGACACAGCATTATCATGGACTCAAGCAGCTCGTAGGCGATGACATTGTCAATATCAAGCTACTTACGGGATCCACAAGCACGAAGGAACGCCGTTTGATCCACCAGGCATTGGAAGATGGCAGCTTAGATATTTTAATTGGCACCCATGCCCTGATCGAGGATAAGGTGCAGTTCAAAAACCTTGGCTTTGTCGTTATTGACGAACAGCACCGTTTTGGCGTGGAACAACGGGCCAAACTCTGGCGGAAGAATGTCATTCCACCACACATGCTGGTCATGACAGCCACACCAATTCCACGGACATTGGCGATGACCATGTACGGCGACCTGGACATCTCCGTGATAGACGAATTACCTGCTGGGCGTAAACCCATCAAGACTGTTCACTTTTTTGAAAGTTCGCGTTTGCGGATGTTTGGTTTTATGCGCGAGGAGATCGCCAAAGGCAGGCAGGTCTACCTGGTATATCCCCTCATCAAGGAAAGCGAAAAACTGGATCTGATTTACCTGGAAGCAGGCCTTGAGAATTTGCAACGCGAATTTCCACTACCTCAATACAAGATCAGTATTGTTCACGGCAAGATGCCCGTAAAAGATAAAGACTTTGAGATGCAGCGTTTTGTCAAACATGAAACGCAGATCATGGTTGCGACTACTGTTATTGAAGTGGGGGTCAATGTTCCGAATGCTTCAGTCATGGTCATTGAAAATTCCGAACGTTTTGGGCTATCCCAGCTGCACCAATTGCGTGGCCGCGTAGGCCGCGGTGCTGAACAGTCTTTCTGTATCCTGATGTCGGGCAATAAGCTGAGCAAAGAAGGACGCTTAAGGCTGGATACAATGGTGCGTACCAATGACGGATTTGAGATTGCGGAAGTCGACTTGCAGCTGCGTGGTCCGGGCGACATATCGGGCACACAACAGTCGGGTGTACTTGACCTCAAGATGGCGAACCTAGCGACGGATCAGGCATTGCTTACCGAATGCCGTAACACCGTCATTGCTATCTTCAAAGAGGACCCAACTCTACAAAGCGAAAAGAATCATTTGCTGCGAAGCTTTCTGGCAAGAAAATCCGATGGCATTGCCTGGGATAAGATTTCTTAA
- a CDS encoding PepSY-associated TM helix domain-containing protein, whose translation MNNRNYNIYFNTHTISGIIICAILYVIFFAGSFAFFRDEIAAWQNNTSYKTYREDHQNFDRLLDSLQGQTNLHGRDITFYMHREGTSAYVGLSASNDSLLNKENLAKVTPEQKAAKKKGRRRGGDDDSKNFTYNFANKKSGDYTQNYDMGEFLFRLHFMAQLNQVPIRVSIAPFGYLIAGITAFIFLFALITGLLLHWDKIVSNFFVFRPFSKWKTVWTDMHTALGVIGFPFQFIFAVTGTFLIINSVLALPLSKLLYEGDQQKMYQEMGVSAETDFPYTYKPLKADIKIAPFLDLAKYKWPESDFQRITIKNYADSNMHVVMELEPQFNKSFAGSGILSMRAIDNKIVAEKSPISDPTYADGVRSLLYRLHYGDYGGYPLKMVYFILGVMGCLVIISGILIWLVARDKNNVIPRKRKFNFWVANIFTAICLTMLPVTALTFIAIKLSPEVNQDFIYRVYFYSWLVFSLYYIIRRSIRRTNRETLLVGSILAFFIPLVNGFITGNWIWDTFRNGQRDIFVVDFLWLMIGIIGIIAHNKTKKFFETIR comes from the coding sequence ATGAATAACCGAAATTATAATATCTATTTCAATACGCATACCATTAGTGGCATTATTATTTGCGCCATCCTGTATGTAATATTTTTTGCGGGATCATTTGCATTTTTTAGGGATGAAATTGCTGCCTGGCAGAATAATACATCCTATAAGACCTATCGCGAAGATCATCAAAACTTTGATCGTTTGCTCGATTCACTCCAAGGACAAACAAATTTGCATGGACGCGATATCACTTTTTATATGCACCGGGAAGGGACCTCCGCTTATGTTGGGCTCAGTGCATCCAATGACAGTCTCTTAAATAAAGAAAATCTAGCGAAGGTAACGCCAGAACAGAAAGCAGCAAAAAAGAAGGGGCGCAGAAGAGGTGGAGATGATGATTCAAAGAACTTTACCTACAATTTTGCAAATAAGAAGTCAGGTGATTATACACAGAATTACGATATGGGCGAATTTCTTTTCCGCTTGCACTTCATGGCTCAGCTCAATCAGGTGCCAATCCGGGTAAGTATAGCTCCCTTTGGTTATCTTATTGCTGGAATTACCGCTTTTATTTTCCTATTTGCTCTTATTACAGGATTATTGCTACATTGGGACAAGATCGTCTCAAATTTCTTCGTGTTCAGACCGTTCAGTAAATGGAAAACGGTATGGACCGATATGCATACGGCATTGGGTGTTATCGGTTTTCCGTTTCAGTTTATCTTTGCGGTAACTGGTACGTTTTTGATCATTAACTCTGTCCTGGCTTTGCCACTGAGCAAGTTGTTGTATGAAGGTGATCAACAAAAAATGTATCAGGAGATGGGGGTTAGTGCCGAGACCGATTTTCCTTATACCTACAAACCTTTAAAGGCAGACATTAAGATCGCTCCATTTTTGGATCTGGCAAAATATAAATGGCCTGAATCCGATTTTCAGCGCATTACGATCAAAAACTATGCAGATTCCAATATGCATGTTGTCATGGAGCTGGAGCCGCAGTTTAATAAGAGCTTTGCTGGATCCGGTATATTGTCTATGCGAGCTATCGACAATAAAATTGTGGCCGAAAAATCCCCGATCAGTGATCCTACCTATGCCGATGGTGTCCGGAGTCTTTTATACCGTCTGCATTATGGTGATTATGGCGGCTATCCCCTTAAAATGGTATATTTTATTTTAGGGGTCATGGGCTGTCTGGTCATTATTTCGGGGATATTAATCTGGCTGGTAGCACGTGACAAAAACAATGTAATTCCACGAAAACGGAAATTCAATTTCTGGGTGGCCAATATCTTCACGGCAATATGTCTGACCATGTTGCCTGTCACAGCATTGACTTTTATTGCTATTAAATTGAGTCCAGAGGTTAACCAGGATTTTATTTACCGTGTGTATTTCTATAGTTGGCTCGTATTTTCACTGTATTATATTATCAGGAGAAGCATCCGAAGAACCAATCGCGAAACCTTGCTGGTCGGAAGTATCCTGGCATTTTTTATTCCACTTGTCAATGGATTTATAACTGGTAACTGGATCTGGGATACATTTCGCAATGGACAACGTGATATTTTTGTCGTAGACTTTTTATGGCTTATGATCGGTATCATCGGTATAATCGCCCATAATAAGACCAAAAAATTCTTTGAGACTATTCGTTAA
- the lipB gene encoding lipoyl(octanoyl) transferase LipB, which yields MNKEVQFQDWGLVDYQEAWDRQESIFKGVLDIKHDNRVNATATSTPNYLIFTAHPHVYTLGKSGHEEYLLLDEKGLEEKEAKFYKINRGGDITYHGPGQIVGYPILDLDNFFTDIHLYLRTLEEAIIMTCADFGIEAGRYPGFTGVWIEPDKPTARKICAMGVRASRWVTMHGFAFNVNTDLDYFGNIIPCGIDDKDVTSLKRELGKEVDMEDVKEKLKGHIAKLFEMQVV from the coding sequence ATGAACAAAGAGGTGCAGTTTCAAGATTGGGGGCTTGTCGATTATCAGGAAGCCTGGGACAGACAAGAATCCATCTTTAAGGGCGTATTGGACATTAAACATGACAATAGGGTCAACGCAACAGCAACCAGTACCCCGAACTACTTGATCTTTACAGCACATCCCCATGTTTATACCTTAGGGAAAAGCGGGCACGAGGAGTATTTGCTGTTAGATGAAAAAGGACTGGAAGAGAAAGAGGCCAAATTCTATAAGATCAACCGGGGTGGCGACATTACCTATCACGGTCCGGGACAGATTGTCGGTTACCCGATCCTGGATCTCGACAACTTCTTTACCGATATCCATCTTTATCTGCGTACACTGGAAGAGGCCATCATAATGACCTGTGCTGATTTCGGTATCGAAGCCGGGAGATATCCCGGGTTTACCGGTGTATGGATAGAACCCGATAAACCGACGGCGCGCAAAATCTGTGCGATGGGGGTTCGCGCTTCACGCTGGGTGACCATGCATGGTTTTGCATTCAATGTCAACACAGACCTTGACTATTTTGGCAACATCATTCCTTGCGGTATCGACGATAAGGATGTAACGTCTTTAAAGCGGGAACTTGGCAAAGAAGTCGATATGGAAGACGTGAAAGAAAAATTGAAAGGACATATTGCAAAACTCTTTGAAATGCAGGTAGTCTAA
- a CDS encoding RagB/SusD family nutrient uptake outer membrane protein, with protein MKFNIKNISKFSLAFLMLGGALSSCTKNFEDYNKNNIGVTDEDLKGDGQDLVIFLRNAQMSIYNFSGAGDPNSYQVQQNLNADVFSGFFMSPTPFNSGQNNLNYAMVNGWNGEPFKVLYLNVIKSIEKLKSNGLAETYPALWGSALVIKVEAASRVTDIYGPIPYSKVGTSNTVPYDKQSDVYAAFFKELDEAVTALKSYKADSPMAAKIDQIDLVFPNTDNQVRFKNWLKIANSLRLRLAMRLVKIDATLAKTQAEKALDPANGGVLESNSENFKITIPADGTYSNPLWFISKNWADTRINATLSSYMTGLNDPRISKYMAPVIKDATTTAFAGKYIGIRAGADGIEKDKYQKLSALNTEGTTPTFVATTAPVLMTAAEVYFLRAEAALRGWNNAGGTAQSLYEKGVETSFTQWGVTSGLSTYLNDNTSKAAAYEDPFNAKNNAASPSALTIKWNEGATNEEKLERIITQKWLAIFPEGQEAWSEFRRTGYPRLFPVVVNNSGGLIDTKIQIRRLPFPQNEYNTNAAEVQSAISLLGGPDNGGTRLWWDVNKGNF; from the coding sequence ATGAAATTTAACATAAAAAACATATCCAAGTTCTCACTCGCTTTTTTAATGCTTGGCGGCGCCTTAAGTAGTTGTACCAAGAATTTTGAGGACTATAACAAAAATAACATTGGCGTTACGGATGAGGATTTAAAAGGTGATGGCCAAGATCTTGTCATTTTCTTGCGAAATGCACAGATGTCTATTTACAATTTTTCCGGTGCGGGAGATCCTAACTCGTACCAGGTACAGCAGAATCTAAACGCGGATGTATTTTCAGGTTTCTTCATGTCTCCTACGCCTTTTAATAGTGGACAGAACAACCTGAATTATGCCATGGTGAACGGCTGGAATGGAGAACCATTTAAAGTGCTTTATCTTAACGTTATCAAATCCATTGAGAAGCTAAAAAGCAATGGACTTGCAGAAACATATCCAGCACTATGGGGCTCGGCTTTGGTGATCAAAGTAGAAGCGGCCAGTCGGGTGACAGATATCTATGGTCCTATCCCATATAGTAAAGTAGGAACCTCCAATACTGTTCCATACGACAAACAATCCGATGTATATGCTGCTTTCTTCAAAGAGCTTGATGAGGCTGTAACCGCATTGAAATCGTACAAAGCAGATAGTCCAATGGCTGCTAAAATTGACCAGATCGATCTTGTATTTCCGAATACAGATAATCAGGTCAGATTTAAAAATTGGTTGAAAATTGCCAATTCATTGCGCCTTCGTTTAGCGATGCGTTTGGTTAAAATCGACGCGACGTTAGCGAAAACACAAGCTGAAAAAGCATTGGATCCAGCAAATGGCGGTGTCTTGGAAAGCAATAGCGAAAACTTCAAGATCACTATACCGGCAGATGGTACCTACAGCAACCCGCTTTGGTTTATTTCCAAAAACTGGGCCGATACCCGTATCAATGCGACGCTTTCTTCTTATATGACAGGATTGAACGACCCGCGTATCTCTAAATACATGGCACCTGTCATTAAAGATGCAACAACAACGGCGTTCGCTGGTAAATACATAGGTATCCGTGCAGGTGCTGATGGTATCGAAAAGGATAAATACCAAAAGCTATCGGCTTTGAATACCGAAGGTACAACACCAACTTTCGTAGCGACAACAGCACCGGTATTGATGACTGCCGCTGAGGTTTACTTCCTACGTGCCGAAGCAGCATTGAGAGGTTGGAACAATGCCGGTGGAACAGCGCAATCACTTTATGAAAAAGGAGTGGAAACTTCCTTTACTCAATGGGGTGTAACATCAGGATTGAGCACTTACCTAAATGATAATACCAGTAAGGCTGCAGCTTACGAGGATCCTTTCAATGCGAAGAATAACGCAGCTTCACCAAGTGCTCTTACAATCAAATGGAATGAGGGTGCTACCAATGAAGAAAAATTGGAACGTATTATCACACAAAAATGGTTGGCAATCTTCCCTGAAGGACAAGAGGCTTGGAGTGAATTCCGCCGTACAGGATATCCACGTCTATTCCCAGTTGTTGTCAACAATAGCGGTGGACTGATCGATACTAAAATACAGATCCGTCGTTTACCGTTCCCACAAAATGAATACAATACAAATGCAGCCGAAGTACAATCTGCAATCTCCTTGTTGGGCGGACCTGACAACGGCGGTACCAGACTTTGGTGGGATGTAAATAAGGGTAATTTCTAA
- a CDS encoding PLP-dependent aminotransferase family protein — protein sequence MEQQLLYKKIANIVESQIKNGSLVYGDRLPSVRSAQKLYNVSLNTAKSAYMELESRSLIESRPKSGYFVSRSGLRRMAIPSISTFKIDEKKQDPAALIDKVFHSLEDKEITRFSLGLPSASLLPIQKLNRCIIESVHELHDYGDQYGQVQGSPSLRKEIAKWSLVLEGKISDEDLIITSGAMNAIYSCLRAVTKPGDTIAVESPLYFGFIQAFQLLGLKTIEIPTHPITGIELDALKKVIHKIDVCCFVTNFSNPLGALMPDEHKKELVKLLAHHHIPLIEDDLYGNIYFGSSRPKPCKYFDEEGLVMWCGSFTKVLAPSFRLGWVEPGQYKDKILKQKLIQTISQPAIYQEAVSKFLQIGRYDHHLNSFRKKLYSNYINFRNSIEAHFPENTKMSQPEGGFVLWLEMDPKIDSTLLYDYALRQKLSFAPGRMFTQHDQFKNCIRLNYAVDWNEKTAQDLMRLGRFFKAAL from the coding sequence ATGGAGCAGCAACTGTTATATAAGAAAATAGCCAATATTGTTGAGAGCCAGATCAAAAATGGCTCTTTGGTCTATGGAGATCGTTTGCCCTCTGTCCGGAGCGCTCAGAAGCTATACAATGTAAGTTTAAATACAGCAAAAAGCGCCTATATGGAATTAGAGAGTAGATCTCTCATTGAATCGAGACCAAAATCAGGATATTTCGTTAGCCGGTCGGGGCTTCGTCGGATGGCTATTCCGTCTATTTCCACGTTTAAAATAGACGAAAAGAAACAAGATCCTGCAGCATTGATCGATAAAGTTTTTCACTCCCTGGAAGACAAGGAAATTACACGCTTTTCACTGGGTTTACCCAGTGCATCATTACTTCCGATTCAGAAACTCAATCGATGCATTATAGAGTCGGTTCATGAACTGCATGATTACGGTGATCAATACGGACAGGTACAGGGAAGTCCAAGCTTACGGAAAGAAATTGCCAAATGGTCATTGGTACTTGAAGGAAAAATAAGTGATGAGGATCTTATTATCACCTCGGGAGCCATGAATGCAATCTACAGCTGCCTTCGGGCTGTCACTAAGCCCGGTGACACCATCGCGGTGGAAAGTCCCCTTTATTTTGGATTTATTCAGGCCTTTCAATTACTGGGTCTCAAAACCATCGAGATTCCGACCCACCCTATTACGGGAATTGAATTAGATGCCCTGAAAAAAGTTATTCATAAAATTGATGTCTGTTGCTTCGTTACCAATTTTAGCAATCCATTGGGCGCGCTCATGCCCGATGAGCATAAAAAGGAACTGGTGAAACTGCTCGCCCATCACCATATTCCATTGATTGAAGACGACCTGTATGGAAACATCTATTTCGGTTCGTCACGGCCCAAGCCATGCAAATATTTTGATGAAGAGGGACTGGTGATGTGGTGTGGATCATTTACCAAAGTATTGGCGCCAAGTTTTCGGCTCGGATGGGTTGAGCCCGGGCAATACAAGGATAAGATCCTAAAACAAAAACTCATACAGACGATTTCGCAGCCTGCAATTTATCAAGAGGCGGTTTCCAAATTCTTACAGATCGGCAGGTACGACCATCACCTCAATAGCTTCAGAAAAAAACTGTACAGCAACTATATCAATTTCAGAAACAGCATTGAGGCCCATTTTCCAGAAAACACAAAAATGTCACAGCCTGAGGGTGGGTTTGTGCTTTGGCTGGAGATGGACCCTAAAATAGACTCAACCCTGCTCTACGATTATGCCCTAAGGCAAAAGTTGAGTTTTGCTCCGGGGAGGATGTTTACACAGCACGATCAGTTTAAGAATTGTATTCGGCTCAACTATGCCGTGGACTGGAACGAAAAGACTGCACAGGATCTGATGCGCCTTGGGCGATTTTTCAAAGCCGCACTTTAA
- a CDS encoding HEPN domain-containing protein has product MNTDINPIIEAILRAVAVDEIYHWTFDHDGKKYQMLQINIASNTGMRHSDPRSLINKIVKNRPSDLYIKVCLTHEAQKQLDLGQARTYLIYQPENRVYQNPVQEIPLIFPNYTAMEIIEKTRTYIDKEKGKIRSFIDGYNFYFEHKNYAHAAFMLHQAIELSLKTAEHILLNDDRKSHSLTGSMGYLKTFDSKLARLIDNKEEKQALAKIDEAYIGYRYNQDYFIDEDVLETAYQIAINTLNWIYDYSNLLFKELKSKLNPIPVANNEVENCKNNNEIYKQNYCNANYRDLILNAIERYCTPALVVCFGYDSDHHNYQNALRRAKIDCITHAYYIFVAYDTLNAEINNLPQLITDLLPNNVSLTLALENSTTFSKQLSKGHPFFLSLLKAGDIWFQNPSIANIDLESIVAPQLDLEYVHQQWKTRYNNARTLYLPYEEDWSSISIEATYYMLSQALEQVCLGVINSVIQYKPQRVNLTFLMTLCKLIVPDAYATFCLDHEEHFAAFKNITEAQQEFRYNANYKGDPLTIIELQQRTKTFIEKCNNEMEIYFEKISSQQLLEQVE; this is encoded by the coding sequence ATGAACACCGATATTAACCCTATTATCGAGGCAATCCTTCGTGCCGTTGCTGTCGATGAAATCTACCATTGGACTTTTGACCACGATGGTAAAAAGTATCAGATGTTACAGATTAATATAGCATCAAATACAGGAATGCGACATTCGGATCCCCGTAGCCTGATTAACAAAATCGTCAAAAACCGCCCATCAGACTTATATATCAAAGTGTGCCTTACACACGAAGCACAAAAACAACTCGATCTCGGACAGGCTCGCACTTATCTTATCTACCAGCCTGAAAATCGCGTTTATCAAAATCCGGTGCAAGAAATCCCACTGATCTTTCCGAATTATACAGCTATGGAGATTATCGAAAAAACACGGACATATATCGATAAGGAAAAGGGCAAGATTCGATCTTTTATAGATGGCTACAATTTCTATTTCGAGCATAAAAATTATGCACACGCAGCCTTTATGCTACATCAGGCCATCGAACTATCCTTGAAAACCGCAGAACATATCCTTTTAAATGATGATCGAAAATCACATTCGCTTACAGGTAGTATGGGCTACCTTAAAACTTTTGACTCCAAACTGGCGAGACTAATCGACAACAAAGAAGAAAAACAAGCCTTAGCTAAAATCGATGAAGCTTATATTGGTTATCGTTATAATCAAGACTATTTTATCGATGAAGATGTATTAGAAACAGCCTATCAGATTGCTATCAATACATTAAACTGGATCTACGATTATTCCAATCTTTTATTCAAAGAACTTAAGTCAAAACTTAACCCAATCCCAGTTGCTAACAACGAAGTTGAAAATTGCAAAAATAACAATGAAATATACAAACAAAACTATTGTAACGCCAATTATCGAGACCTCATTTTAAACGCTATAGAGCGCTATTGCACGCCTGCGCTGGTAGTATGTTTCGGCTATGATTCAGATCATCACAACTATCAGAATGCGCTCCGAAGGGCAAAAATTGATTGTATCACGCATGCCTACTATATTTTTGTCGCATATGATACTTTAAACGCCGAGATCAATAATCTGCCCCAACTCATTACGGATTTGCTCCCCAACAATGTATCGCTTACGCTCGCCCTTGAAAACTCCACCACTTTCAGCAAACAGCTTTCAAAGGGTCATCCCTTTTTTCTTTCACTCCTGAAAGCCGGTGACATCTGGTTTCAGAATCCATCAATAGCAAATATCGATCTGGAAAGTATCGTTGCCCCACAGCTCGATCTTGAATATGTACATCAACAGTGGAAGACGCGCTATAATAATGCGCGCACATTATATTTACCTTACGAGGAAGACTGGTCGTCAATAAGCATCGAGGCCACATATTATATGCTATCGCAAGCGTTGGAGCAGGTTTGTCTCGGGGTAATCAATTCCGTCATCCAATACAAACCGCAACGTGTCAACCTGACTTTTCTGATGACACTCTGCAAATTGATAGTCCCTGATGCCTACGCAACATTCTGCCTTGACCATGAGGAACATTTCGCCGCTTTTAAGAATATTACGGAAGCACAGCAGGAATTTAGATATAATGCAAATTACAAAGGAGATCCACTAACAATCATAGAATTGCAACAACGCACAAAAACATTTATCGAAAAATGCAACAATGAGATGGAAATCTATTTTGAGAAGATTTCCAGCCAACAGCTGCTCGAACAAGTTGAATAA
- the hflX gene encoding GTPase HflX, with the protein MARFKIHDTAIKPETAVLVSVITPSVTETKAKEYLEELEFLVQTAGGETKGMFTQKLGFPDRATFVGSGKLEEIKAYVEAEEIDIVVFDDELSPSQLRNIEKELKRKILDRSNLILDIFARHAKTAQAKTQVELAQLQYLLPRLTRMWTHLERQRGGIGMRGPGESQIETDRRIILDKISLFKERLKAIDKQNETQRKNRGEMIRVALVGYTNVGKSTIMNMISKSDVLIENKLFATLDTTVRKVVIDNLPFLLSDTVGFIRKLPHHLVECFKSTLDEVREADVLIHVVDISHPNFEDHIQAVNETLKDLKALDKPVITVFNKIDLYKPAVEEGHDGEEIEVTLDDFRKSWMAKNSDPAIFLSATNKTNIEEFKQKLYDIIVKMHNERYPYNNLLY; encoded by the coding sequence ATGGCCAGATTTAAAATACACGATACAGCTATAAAACCCGAAACAGCCGTCTTGGTGAGTGTCATCACACCAAGTGTGACGGAGACAAAAGCAAAAGAATACTTGGAGGAACTTGAATTTCTTGTACAGACTGCCGGTGGCGAGACCAAAGGTATGTTTACACAGAAACTGGGCTTCCCCGATCGCGCTACATTTGTCGGCAGTGGAAAGCTGGAAGAAATAAAAGCATACGTCGAAGCCGAGGAAATCGACATCGTTGTTTTCGACGATGAGCTTTCACCTTCGCAATTGCGCAATATTGAAAAAGAACTGAAACGCAAGATATTGGACCGCTCCAATCTCATCCTGGACATCTTTGCCCGTCATGCCAAAACTGCACAGGCGAAGACACAGGTGGAATTGGCACAGCTGCAATACCTTTTACCTCGTTTGACCCGTATGTGGACCCACTTGGAACGTCAGCGCGGGGGTATTGGTATGCGTGGTCCGGGTGAGTCACAGATCGAGACCGATAGACGGATCATTCTGGACAAAATTTCCTTGTTCAAAGAACGCCTAAAAGCAATCGACAAGCAAAACGAGACACAACGAAAAAACCGTGGTGAGATGATCCGTGTAGCTTTGGTAGGTTATACCAATGTCGGAAAATCGACGATCATGAATATGATCTCCAAATCTGACGTATTGATCGAGAATAAACTTTTCGCAACATTAGATACGACAGTACGTAAAGTTGTTATCGACAACCTTCCTTTTTTGCTTTCAGATACCGTTGGTTTTATCCGCAAACTGCCGCATCACTTGGTGGAATGTTTCAAATCCACATTGGATGAAGTTCGGGAAGCCGATGTCCTGATTCACGTAGTCGACATCTCCCATCCGAATTTTGAAGATCATATCCAGGCGGTAAACGAAACATTGAAGGACCTTAAAGCGCTGGACAAACCGGTGATTACGGTGTTCAACAAAATTGACCTTTATAAACCGGCCGTCGAAGAAGGGCACGATGGCGAGGAGATCGAGGTCACGTTGGATGATTTCCGTAAATCATGGATGGCAAAAAATTCAGATCCCGCAATCTTTCTGTCAGCAACAAATAAAACGAATATCGAAGAGTTCAAACAAAAACTTTACGATATCATTGTGAAGATGCACAATGAACGTTACCCATACAATAACTTATTGTATTAA
- a CDS encoding DUF4143 domain-containing protein, whose translation MTFGERLKHNSYSRRFINKYFWRTKQQQEIDYVEEADGKITGYEFKWTPKAKAKIPSNFVEAYSADVQVISKDNFRAFIGL comes from the coding sequence ATTACTTTTGGTGAACGCTTAAAACATAACAGTTATAGCCGGCGTTTTATTAATAAGTACTTTTGGCGCACTAAACAGCAGCAAGAAATTGATTACGTAGAAGAAGCGGATGGTAAAATAACTGGCTACGAATTTAAATGGACTCCTAAGGCGAAAGCAAAAATACCATCAAATTTTGTAGAAGCCTATAGTGCAGATGTTCAGGTAATCTCAAAGGATAATTTTAGAGCGTTTATTGGTCTTTGA